One genomic window of Gammaproteobacteria bacterium includes the following:
- a CDS encoding DUF4126 domain-containing protein has translation MEDIGTIALTMGASWASGINLYATLLVLGYLHHSGSNILPPDLLIVANPLVMSAAGVMYMVEFFADKIPGVDTVWDTLHTFVRIPAGAALAAGAVGDGGLAAQFAMVLVGGGLASATHATKTGTRVLINTSPEPFTNWTASVTEDAMVVGGLWTALHHPVLFLGLLIVFLVALIWVLPRLWRALLRIFATLGRWLGLTKSSSPPPSKSEL, from the coding sequence GTGGAAGACATAGGGACCATCGCCCTCACCATGGGGGCATCCTGGGCGAGCGGGATCAACCTGTACGCAACGCTGCTGGTGCTGGGTTATTTGCACCACTCGGGTAGTAACATCCTGCCACCGGATCTACTGATTGTTGCCAATCCTCTGGTAATGTCTGCGGCAGGGGTCATGTATATGGTGGAATTCTTTGCCGACAAGATCCCTGGTGTAGATACGGTGTGGGATACCCTTCATACCTTCGTGCGCATCCCGGCGGGAGCGGCACTGGCGGCGGGAGCAGTGGGGGACGGTGGATTGGCTGCACAGTTTGCGATGGTTCTTGTGGGGGGCGGTCTGGCGAGTGCTACCCACGCTACCAAAACTGGAACTCGGGTTCTTATCAATACCTCACCTGAACCTTTTACCAACTGGACTGCATCCGTAACCGAAGATGCAATGGTAGTGGGAGGATTGTGGACCGCTCTACACCATCCTGTGTTGTTTTTGGGACTGTTGATAGTCTTTTTGGTGGCGTTGATCTGGGTTTTACCGCGTCTGTGGCGGGCCTTGCTGCGGATCTTTGCTACCTTGGGACGCTGGCTGGGCTTAACTAAATCATCGTCGCCACCGCCATCAAAGTCGGAACTCTAG
- a CDS encoding exported hypothetical protein (Evidence 5 : Unknown function): MLHKILAVFALISVLFFSVGAAGAADKFFTPQPQGTPSGTTSGGRLATPQGSTDPQKKDEAVKNRTNNNPSSSRRPATNVGGSTIGPGT, encoded by the coding sequence ATGTTGCACAAAATATTGGCGGTTTTTGCCTTGATCAGTGTACTGTTCTTTTCGGTGGGAGCAGCAGGCGCAGCCGATAAATTTTTTACGCCGCAACCTCAAGGCACCCCATCCGGGACAACCTCGGGTGGTCGTTTAGCAACACCGCAGGGATCTACTGACCCGCAAAAGAAAGACGAGGCCGTTAAAAATCGCACCAACAACAATCCTTCCTCCTCCCGAAGACCTGCAACGAATGTGGGCGGAAGTACCATTGGTCCAGGAACCTAA
- a CDS encoding hypothetical protein (Evidence 5 : Unknown function) has translation MRDSSEDLLLAIVRNKKDNHTFGQHHFWENLTDTPEFDKTIIAVHYYIIAFLSREERE, from the coding sequence TTGAGAGACTCTTCAGAGGATTTGTTACTAGCGATAGTCAGAAACAAGAAAGACAATCATACGTTTGGTCAGCATCATTTCTGGGAAAATCTAACAGACACCCCAGAATTTGACAAAACGATCATTGCGGTTCATTATTACATAATCGCCTTCCTCTCTCGTGAGGAGAGGGAATGA
- the leuC gene encoding 3-isopropylmalate dehydratase subunit LeuC, producing MAGKTLYDKIWDAHVVRTESDGTTLLYIDRHLIHEVTSPQAFEGLRLAGRRPWRVETSLAVADHNVPTTDRSVGIADPVSRLQVETLAENCAHFGITEFRMDDPRQGVVHVVGPEQGSILPGMTVVCGDSHTATHGACGALAFGIGTSEVEHVLATQSLAQKKSKNLRVQVNGKLPAGVTAKDLILAVIGRIGTAGGTGYAMEFAGPAIEDLSMEGRMTVCNMAIEAGARAGLVAVDDKTVEYFNGPGIHRPYAPRGDIQERAVAAWRELRSDSDAVFDRVEIIDAATLSPQVTWGTSPEMVVAVEGQVPDPAAESDPIKRAGLERALAYMGLAANTPICDISVDKIFIGSCTNGRIEDLRAAAAVIREQKVAATVKLALVVPGSGLVKAQAEAEGLDVIFRSAGFEWRAPGCSMCLAMNADRLEPGERCASTSNRNFEGRQGPGGRTHLVSPAMAAAAAIAGHFVDVRKM from the coding sequence ATGGCCGGAAAAACCCTCTACGACAAAATCTGGGACGCCCATGTAGTGCGTACCGAATCCGATGGCACCACCCTCCTCTATATCGACCGTCATCTCATTCACGAGGTGACTTCACCGCAGGCATTTGAGGGCCTGCGCCTTGCAGGGCGTCGGCCGTGGCGGGTGGAAACAAGTCTGGCTGTGGCGGACCACAATGTCCCCACTACCGACCGCAGCGTAGGTATTGCCGACCCCGTCTCTCGACTTCAGGTAGAAACCCTAGCCGAGAATTGTGCCCATTTCGGCATCACCGAGTTTCGTATGGACGACCCACGCCAAGGCGTTGTCCATGTAGTAGGCCCGGAACAAGGGTCAATTCTACCGGGAATGACGGTGGTATGCGGAGATTCTCATACAGCCACCCATGGGGCCTGTGGCGCGCTTGCTTTCGGTATTGGTACCTCGGAGGTAGAGCATGTCCTGGCTACCCAGTCGCTTGCCCAGAAGAAATCAAAAAATCTGCGCGTTCAAGTTAACGGAAAATTACCCGCTGGTGTTACGGCAAAAGATCTCATCCTCGCCGTAATTGGGCGTATTGGTACGGCCGGTGGTACCGGTTACGCCATGGAATTCGCTGGTCCCGCTATTGAGGATCTATCCATGGAAGGGCGCATGACGGTGTGCAATATGGCCATTGAGGCCGGGGCACGAGCTGGATTAGTGGCGGTAGACGATAAGACTGTCGAATATTTTAATGGTCCAGGTATCCATCGACCCTACGCCCCACGCGGAGATATACAAGAGCGTGCCGTGGCCGCCTGGCGTGAATTACGCTCTGATTCCGATGCAGTATTCGATAGAGTGGAGATAATAGATGCAGCTACTCTGAGCCCACAAGTAACTTGGGGGACCTCGCCGGAAATGGTAGTTGCCGTAGAGGGGCAAGTTCCCGACCCTGCCGCCGAATCCGATCCAATCAAGCGTGCGGGTCTAGAACGGGCACTTGCCTATATGGGGCTGGCCGCTAATACCCCCATCTGTGATATCTCCGTGGACAAGATTTTTATCGGCTCCTGCACCAATGGACGTATTGAGGATCTACGTGCTGCTGCCGCTGTGATCCGTGAACAAAAGGTGGCCGCGACGGTCAAATTGGCCTTGGTGGTACCGGGTTCGGGATTGGTGAAAGCCCAAGCAGAGGCCGAGGGATTGGATGTAATTTTCCGCTCTGCTGGTTTTGAATGGCGCGCGCCGGGCTGTTCGATGTGTTTGGCAATGAATGCAGACCGATTGGAGCCAGGAGAGCGTTGTGCCTCCACCTCCAATCGTAATTTTGAGGGGCGCCAGGGTCCCGGTGGACGTACTCACCTAGTGAGTCCGGCCATGGCCGCCGCTGCCGCAATTGCTGGACATTTCGTGGATGTTCGAAAGATGTAA
- the leuD gene encoding 3-isopropylmalate dehydratase subunit LeuD produces the protein MQPFTTLDGLVVPLDRANVDTDAIIPKQFLKSIRRTGFGPYLFDEWRYLDHGEPDMDCTSRPRNPDFVLNQPHYQGAQVLLARANFGCGSSREHAPWAIADYGLRALIAPSFADIFYNNCFKNGLLPIILTEEIVDRLFCELAKTIGGYRLQIDLTTQTITAPGWGTISFSIDPHRRHCLLHGLDDIELTLQHAKVIRAYEARRRLEAPWLFS, from the coding sequence ATGCAACCATTTACGACCCTTGACGGCCTCGTGGTACCGCTCGACCGCGCCAACGTGGATACCGACGCCATCATCCCCAAGCAGTTCTTGAAATCAATCCGGCGTACCGGATTTGGGCCTTACCTTTTTGATGAATGGCGCTATCTAGATCACGGCGAACCGGATATGGACTGTACCTCTCGTCCGCGTAATCCTGATTTCGTCCTCAACCAGCCCCACTACCAAGGCGCGCAGGTACTCTTGGCGCGGGCCAATTTCGGTTGTGGATCAAGTCGCGAGCATGCCCCCTGGGCCATCGCCGATTACGGTTTGCGTGCCCTAATCGCCCCATCCTTTGCTGATATTTTCTACAATAACTGTTTCAAAAACGGTTTGTTGCCGATTATTTTGACCGAAGAAATCGTGGATCGATTATTCTGTGAGCTAGCAAAAACAATTGGAGGCTATCGGTTGCAGATCGATCTTACGACCCAAACGATTACCGCGCCGGGGTGGGGGACGATTTCCTTTTCTATTGACCCACATCGTCGTCATTGTTTGTTGCACGGTCTCGATGATATCGAATTAACGTTGCAGCACGCCAAAGTCATTCGTGCCTACGAGGCCCGTCGGCGGTTAGAGGCGCCGTGGTTGTTTTCCTAA
- the leuB gene encoding 3-isopropylmalate dehydrogenase: MTCKILVLPGDGIGVEIMAEAVKIIEVLRAEFGFSVEIETALVGGAAIDATGHPLPEETLRLAKNSDAVLLGAVGGPKWEPLPYAVRPERGLLGLRAELGLFANLRPAILYPQLAAASTLRPEVVAGLDIMIVRELTGGLYFGQPRGVRTLESGERQGFNTLVYSESEIERIGRVAFEIARKRGRKVCSVDKANVLECTEFWREIMIRTHQNYPDVALTHMYVDNAAMQLVRNPRQFDVMVTENMFGDILSDAAAMLTGSIGMLPSASLDAHGKGMYEPIHGSAPDIAGKGIANPLATLLSVAMMLRYTLNLPDLATRLEGAVGAVLDAGLRTGDIYTEGCRRVGTGEMGDAMVAALRGVAVG; the protein is encoded by the coding sequence ATGACTTGCAAGATTCTTGTACTGCCGGGTGACGGTATTGGTGTTGAGATCATGGCTGAGGCCGTGAAGATTATCGAGGTACTACGTGCGGAATTTGGTTTTAGCGTAGAGATCGAGACCGCCTTGGTGGGCGGGGCGGCAATTGATGCTACCGGTCACCCTCTCCCGGAAGAGACCCTACGTCTCGCTAAGAATTCCGATGCGGTTTTATTAGGTGCGGTGGGTGGCCCTAAATGGGAACCATTACCCTACGCCGTTCGTCCCGAACGTGGTTTGCTTGGTCTACGGGCTGAATTGGGATTGTTTGCTAATCTCCGACCGGCCATTTTGTATCCTCAACTCGCGGCAGCGTCTACCCTGCGTCCTGAGGTAGTGGCAGGGCTCGACATTATGATTGTGCGCGAGCTAACTGGTGGTCTTTATTTTGGGCAGCCACGCGGCGTGCGCACTTTAGAGAGTGGTGAACGCCAAGGCTTCAATACCCTGGTCTATAGTGAATCCGAGATTGAACGTATTGGTCGGGTTGCTTTTGAGATTGCTCGTAAGCGTGGACGGAAGGTCTGCTCGGTGGACAAGGCCAATGTATTGGAGTGTACCGAATTCTGGCGCGAGATTATGATCCGGACGCATCAGAATTACCCAGACGTGGCACTGACCCATATGTATGTGGACAATGCAGCAATGCAGTTGGTGCGCAATCCTCGCCAGTTCGATGTAATGGTTACCGAAAATATGTTCGGTGACATTCTCTCGGACGCCGCTGCCATGCTCACTGGTTCGATTGGAATGCTGCCCTCGGCCTCTTTGGATGCCCACGGCAAGGGTATGTACGAACCCATTCACGGCTCCGCACCAGATATTGCAGGGAAAGGTATTGCCAATCCCCTTGCTACCCTCCTGTCGGTGGCCATGATGTTGCGTTATACCCTAAATCTTCCTGATTTGGCCACGCGTTTGGAGGGAGCGGTGGGGGCAGTATTGGATGCTGGATTGCGTACTGGTGATATTTATACCGAAGGTTGCCGGCGGGTAGGTACTGGAGAAATGGGCGATGCCATGGTGGCTGCTTTACGGGGTGTAGCCGTGGGTTAA